The sequence GCAGTGTCTCGATCCGTCGGCTCCGCGTTCGTCGCCGTCACGGACTCACCCCCGATTCGGACGGCCCTGAATCGCCAACTCGAGCGCCCTCGATTGCCCCCGTATCCGGTTCGTCGCTCTGGCCGGTCGGATCGACCAGCACCTCGGACCCGCCGACGGCCACGACCGGTCCGGAGTCGGTGGCGCGGATCACGACCTCGGAATCGCTGCCAGCGCCACCCTCGAGCGGCTCACCCTCCCAGCGCGCGAGGACCGCGAGCAGGTCGCGGTAGTGCTCGGGGCCAGCTCCCGGCTCCAGTCGGTCCCCGCCCGCGACGAGACCGACCCGGACGCCGGACTCCAGACACTCGTCGACGACCGCCGCGGCGACACTGGCGAAATCGTCGATCGTCTCGGCCGTCCCGGCACGGGTCTCGTCGTCGGTCACGCCCTCGAGGGCGACCGTGACCGCCCCGGTCGAGTCGGTCGACGTGCGCTCGGAGACGAGCAGGTCGCCACCGGGACGCTTGGCACTGGCTTTCCAGTGGACGTCACCCAGCGGGTCGCCACGCTGGTACGCCCGGACGTGGTCGAATTCCTCGCGGCCGTCCTCGTGACCGGCACCGCTACCAGCGACACGAGCGAGCGAGGTTCGCAGGTCACGTCTGACCCCGGAACCGAGCGAGGCGACCCGCGGATAGACGAGGACCGTCATCGTCTCCTCGCGGTCGAATCGGCGGGTCACGAGCCCGAAGACGTCGGTGACGACGACCGACAGCGGTCCGAGTTCGTGGACGCCCCGCGCTGTGAGGTCGACCTCGTACGTGAGCCGGCGGCCCGCCTCGAGCGTCGTCTCGAAGACCGGGTCCGAACCGTCGACGAGCTCGAGCCCGTCGCCGATCCGGTCACGAATCGTCGCCCCCGTAGCGCCGTCGCTCTCGAGGGTGAGCGAGACGGTTCGGCGGTCGCCGGGAAACCCCGGTTCGACCGGGGCGCGATCGACGGCCGGCCGCGAGCGCAGGCCGACGATGGCCACGGCGGCGACGAGGACGACGACGAGCGGGGCGACGATGGCGTTCAACGATCGCGGGCCAGCGTGCAGGCTGGCCGCGAACGCGAGCACGACGATGACGAGTGCCGTCAGTCCTCGCAGCGTCGGTCGCATCGGATCACCGCCGTGACCGGTCGTCGTCTGCCTCGGTCGGATCGTCCACCGGCACTTGCTCGAGCGCCTCGGAGACGATCTCCTCGGCGTCGCGCTCGCGGTCGGTCGTTCGGATCCGGTGGGGGAAGACCACCGGTACCTCGACCTGGAGGTCGTCGGGGACGACGTAGTCGCGGCCTTCGAGGGCGGCCCGCGCCTGCGCGAGCCGGAGCAGCGCGATCGTCCCGCGTGGGCTGACACCGATGCGGGCGTGCTCGCGGGTGTAGCCGGCCAGCCGGGTCGCGTACGAACGAACGGGCTCGGACGCGGTGACGGTCCCGACTGCTTCCCGCGCGCGGACGAGCGTCTCCCTGTCGACGACCGGCTCGAGCGACTCGATCGGGTGATCGCCGACGGTCCGTCCGAGGAGGTCGACCTCGTCGTCGGGATCGGGATAGCCGAGGTGGAGTTTCTTCGCGAAGCGGTCGAGTTCGGCCAGCGGGAGTTCGTAGTTGCGTGTCGGTTCGACCGCGTTCTGGGTGGCGATCACGACGAAGGGATCGGGGAGGTCGCGGGTCTCGCCGTCGACGGTCACCTGTGCTTCCTCCATCGCCTCGAGCAGCGCGGCCTGCGTCTTGGGGGGTGCACGATTGATCTCGTCGCCGAGGACGACGTTCCCGAAGACGGGGCCGGGCTGGAACTCGAACTCGCGGCTGCGGTCGTCGAAAACGTTGACGCCGGTGACGTCGGTCGGCAACAGGTCGGGCGTAAACTGGATTCGGCTGAACGTACAGTCGACCGAGCGGGCGATCGAGCGGGCGAGCATGGTCTTCCCGACGCCGGGAACGTCCTCGAGCAGGACGTGCCCCCCACCGAGGAGGGTCGCGACCACGTGGTCGACGACCGACTCGTTGCCGACGATTACACGCGAGACGTTCTGCTGGATCGCCTCGCCGACATCGGCGACGGTATCGATCGGGAGGGTAGCGGGGTCGTCTCGCCCTCGCCGATCGTCAGCCAGATCGGTCGAGGAGGACGGATCGAGGTCACTCATCGCTGCCCGGGAGCGGATGGTGGTTCGACTGATCGATCGAATGCGGTCCCACGAAGGCGGCTCATACGTCCGAATGGTCGGTCGCGAAACATAGGTGTTGTGTCAGGTGCGATCAGCGTCGTCAGATCCTGCAAGACGCGCGTGCGAGCGTCGGGAGTCTTCCCACGCCGGGACGGAAGTGTGTTTGCCACCCGGCAACGGCCCAGCGTGCGCTCGGACGTGGAATCGCAAGCAGTCGTCGGGACACTGGCGTCAGGCAGCCGGGGAAATTCGACGTCCCAGCCGCGTCGCTACGCGGCTGACAATCGGAAAACGATACCCCTTCTGAATCGACTTACAGTCGCTCGAGATTCGTCGCGCGCGGGCCCTTGTCGGCCTGCTCGATGTCGAATTCGACCTCCTGACCCTCTTCTAGGTCCGGACCACCGACGTCTTCCATGTGGAAGAAGACGTCCTCGTCCGCGTCGTCAGTCTCGATGAAACCGTAGCCGCCAGTGTCGTTGAAGAACGCGACCGTACCTTTCGCCATTGCACGCTAACAGAACCACGTTAAAGATATAAATGTTCGGGAGGCGGACTCCTGCACCGGACGTACGTACAGCGATCGGCCGATTCGGTGGGTCGGAGCGGTGCCAGTGGCGACGGAATTGTGGCGGACGAACTCGAGGACCGTGTCAGATTCGTCACCACAGCTACGACACCGTCGTCGCCCTCTCTACCGAAAAAGCAGGCCGAGTGCCCCGGGGTCGTACGGAAGACTTCGTCTTCCGTGACGACGAGACGCCTCCGGCGTCTCGAACCACTTGCCCCCAAGGCGGTTCACCACTGTTTACACGATGGGCAGACGTACTCGCCGTCGTCGTGCCAGACACGTTCGGTCGGCTGACCACAGGTGGCACACTCGTAGTCGCCGCGAGCGAACGTCGTGGTCGGTGTGTCACCAGCACCAGCGTCTCTGTGGGCCGGTTCGGATGGTGACTCGTCGCCTGCCACCTCGTTCACCCTCTCTTCTGAGAACGCATCGTCTGCCCCTCCGTTCTCGAGGTCACTCGCAGAATCGAACCGGTCGTCGGGAGTTCCGACTTTCGCCCGGTCGTCGCCACTGTCTCGATCGTCGCCACCGCCCTCACTGCCTTCACCGTTCGATTCAGACGACGCGAAATCGGTGAGCGTCGTATCCTCAGTCACGCTCGAGGGTAGACGTCGCGACCGTATAGATCCTGTCGGCTCGCGTGCGGTCGCTCGGGCGGTGTTCTCCCCCGGGTTCTGCGCGCCCGCGCCCGACAGACCGGCACCGCCAAGTACCACCACCGTCAACGCCCGACCATGGAGAGCGCTATCGCACTGAACGTCCTGGTGGACAACATCGTCGAGATGAACGAACACTTCGGCAACGTGGCGGCCGGTGACGGAGCCGCACCCCTGCTGGTCCTCGTCGGGACGATTCTCGTTATCTTCAGCGTCGCCGTCTTCGGCGGCCTCACCCTCGGTGCAGTCGGGAGCCTCTTTACCTCGAACTGAGACAGACCCGTTTCAGGCCCAGCCGTTCTCACGCAGAGTCAGCCAGCTCGAGCGCTTCGCTCGCCCGTTCGATGGCGTCCTCGAGGTCCGGTCCCAGCGGCGAGCCGACGACGATGCCGTCGACGTGCTCGAGGGCCGCCTCGAACCGCTCGGCGACCGTCTCGGTCGTTCCGGCGATGCAGAACGCGTCGATCATTGCGGGCGTGACGTGGCCGAAGGCGTCGGTCAGGTCACCACGCTCTAGGGCCTCGCTCACCGCCGAGGCCGCTTCCCGGTCGATATCGTGACGCTCGAGGACCGGCTCGGCCGCGCCGCCGACGATGAACGCGACCGGTGGGCGGGCCGCCTCGCGGGCTTCGTCCTCGTCGGCGGCCACGCTGACGCTGGCGAACGCGAGCGCCTCGAACGGCCCGTATGAATCGGGCCGGTCCGCGAGTCCCTGCTCGAGCTGGCCGGCAGCCCACTCGAGGTCCCGCGGATGGGCCGCGTTGATCAGCGTGCCGTCGGCGTGCTTGGCACTCATCCGGAGCATATGCGGACCCTGTGCGCCGACGTAGACCGGAATCTCGCCGTCGGGCTCGAGGTTGAGCGAGGCGTCTTTTGCGGTGAACGTCCCGTCGTGAGTGACGGTCTCGCCGTCCCAGAGATCCTGTGCGAGTTTGAACGTCTCGAGGACGCGCCGGAGCGGCTTGTCGTGGTCGATCCCGAGGTTTGCGAGCGAGGAACGATCGCCGGCACCGACGCCGAAGACGCCACGGCCGTCGCTGACCTCGTCGATGGTCGCCGCCTGGGCGGCGAGTTTCACCGGGTGGCTCTCGTATGGGTTGACCACGCCCGGCCCCAGCCGGATCGAGTCGGTCTCGGCGGCCATCCGCGAGAGCGCGACGAACGGGTCGCGGTTGAAATAGTGGCTACTCGCGAAGGCGACGTCGAAGCCGACGTCCTCGGCTCGAGCCGCGAGGTCGGCGACCCGGTCGGGGTGGTGTTCGGGTGTGAGTTCGATCCCCCACGTCGGCCCATCGCTTGCGGAGTCGTCGCTCATCAGTGCTCACCCCCCTCGAACGCCCACTGGCGAAGCGCCTGCCTGATCAGGTCGTCCTCGACAGGTCGGAACAGTTCGTCGCTCTCCGGCAGGTCGCCGAA is a genomic window of Natrarchaeobaculum aegyptiacum containing:
- a CDS encoding 5,10-methylenetetrahydromethanopterin reductase — its product is MSDDSASDGPTWGIELTPEHHPDRVADLAARAEDVGFDVAFASSHYFNRDPFVALSRMAAETDSIRLGPGVVNPYESHPVKLAAQAATIDEVSDGRGVFGVGAGDRSSLANLGIDHDKPLRRVLETFKLAQDLWDGETVTHDGTFTAKDASLNLEPDGEIPVYVGAQGPHMLRMSAKHADGTLINAAHPRDLEWAAGQLEQGLADRPDSYGPFEALAFASVSVAADEDEAREAARPPVAFIVGGAAEPVLERHDIDREAASAVSEALERGDLTDAFGHVTPAMIDAFCIAGTTETVAERFEAALEHVDGIVVGSPLGPDLEDAIERASEALELADSA
- a CDS encoding DUF58 domain-containing protein, with the translated sequence MRPTLRGLTALVIVVLAFAASLHAGPRSLNAIVAPLVVVLVAAVAIVGLRSRPAVDRAPVEPGFPGDRRTVSLTLESDGATGATIRDRIGDGLELVDGSDPVFETTLEAGRRLTYEVDLTARGVHELGPLSVVVTDVFGLVTRRFDREETMTVLVYPRVASLGSGVRRDLRTSLARVAGSGAGHEDGREEFDHVRAYQRGDPLGDVHWKASAKRPGGDLLVSERTSTDSTGAVTVALEGVTDDETRAGTAETIDDFASVAAAVVDECLESGVRVGLVAGGDRLEPGAGPEHYRDLLAVLARWEGEPLEGGAGSDSEVVIRATDSGPVVAVGGSEVLVDPTGQSDEPDTGAIEGARVGDSGPSESGVSP
- a CDS encoding DUF7573 domain-containing protein, which translates into the protein MTEDTTLTDFASSESNGEGSEGGGDDRDSGDDRAKVGTPDDRFDSASDLENGGADDAFSEERVNEVAGDESPSEPAHRDAGAGDTPTTTFARGDYECATCGQPTERVWHDDGEYVCPSCKQW
- a CDS encoding AAA family ATPase, which produces MSDLDPSSSTDLADDRRGRDDPATLPIDTVADVGEAIQQNVSRVIVGNESVVDHVVATLLGGGHVLLEDVPGVGKTMLARSIARSVDCTFSRIQFTPDLLPTDVTGVNVFDDRSREFEFQPGPVFGNVVLGDEINRAPPKTQAALLEAMEEAQVTVDGETRDLPDPFVVIATQNAVEPTRNYELPLAELDRFAKKLHLGYPDPDDEVDLLGRTVGDHPIESLEPVVDRETLVRAREAVGTVTASEPVRSYATRLAGYTREHARIGVSPRGTIALLRLAQARAALEGRDYVVPDDLQVEVPVVFPHRIRTTDRERDAEEIVSEALEQVPVDDPTEADDDRSRR
- a CDS encoding cold-shock protein, with the translated sequence MAKGTVAFFNDTGGYGFIETDDADEDVFFHMEDVGGPDLEEGQEVEFDIEQADKGPRATNLERL